TCTTTTTCACATTTGTAATATACACTGAGCAAGATTTGGGTGTACAAGTTTACTTTTCATGTTCtgcagaataagcatttttctttctttttctgcgTTGAACTGCGGAACTCTCCTGATCTGAGAGCATGACATTGCAACGAATCTGGTGACTCCACAATAAAAGAGACGTATTTACCTTGGCTGTTAAACGAGGTTCTTCTCAATCCATACAGCATAACCAAAGTTGCAAATATTCTCGACACTGATCGATGTCATGTCGATTTATCAGAAAAATTTTAACACACAAAAGATCCAAGGAGAAAAAGAAATGGGCCAATACAGTTGCTTGCTCTTACTAGGTTTCTTCTTAACTGGATCAATACAAGAAAAACTTGGGCCAGAAATTATGTTCTTCGTCTTCACCCGCAAAGGGCCTTTCGTATGTATagtaattttatgaaaataaaataaacgctTATTTTCTTTCACCAATCCAGTAATATAGTATATCCTACGATTTATTGATATGAGCTCATTTATATGAATTGCTTAATTTTTTTGAAGTAagtctctttatttatttatcagatTCAGGTAGTCATTTCAATTGTCTTGAATCcgactgaaaaatatttttatttattaacatgAACCATCCATCAAGTTGATTTTGTAGACAGGACAAGATTGTATGTACTTGCGATATGTTTgataaaatcttttaaaatactGTACAACTGACACTATGCTATTTTGATCAACATATTTTACTGggataaaataaaaactaaaatttccaAATAGAAAAAAGATGAAGCTTGTTGGAGGAATGGGTACCCAAATATCATTTCATTTTCCCTCCCCCTTGGCCTCTTAACATTATTGCTCCAATGACCTGTCACTTATCCATGCCTTCATGTCTCTCCCTCGCCTCTTGTCTTGTATTTTTCGTACGGTTAAAATGAGGTCTAGCTGAGGGATCGCCACCTGTGTTGTTCCACCTTCATCTTATCTTTAAGGTGGTGTGAAGCCAAAGCAGGCATCATTTTAACCATACGCTCCCGCAACTTAATTACATCTAATCTGCCACGTGTGGCATTCATCATTTAACCCTTGATTAAAATTCAAGTAATCCAGTATTCAccattaatttcaatttttttatcaaacatTATGTTGCAATTTTAGAAACCACAATTTGATATCAATCCGTTATAAGAAAACCATTTTATACAAAAAACAATAATTAGAGGGAAACTAAAATAAACTACCTTACGATTATGAGCCGACAGAGATTCAGATCATGACACCACTGGGTCCCACCATATGACCCATGTGTCAACTCCAATCAGTCGACGTTAAaaaatcaaagtaaataaataaaagagccatgattatttttaattaaaaacttaccAGCGGCGCCGACAAGTGAAAGAGCCGGAGAAGATATAAAAACAAGGGGCTCGGCTAATGTGCGACACAGGGGATATTGAGTTATTAACTACTAAGCACTAATAAATGATGATGTCCGTGCTGGAAGTGGGTTGCCTGGACCCAATAAGGATATGATACGGATCCGGGTAACGGGTACGGATTTGCAGTCAACATCATCTCCTAGATCACCGCCTTATGGAAAGTACGCAGCATGTGATCACTCACGTGCGGATTGTCTTAAAGAACGAATCGTGTAAGAATGGCAAACCTCGTCTTCTTAAAAGAAATTCCACCACGAGCGCGTGCACCTACTTCTTTTAAAgagcttaaaaaaaaaaaaagggaatggTAGTTTAAAGGTTTTAATTAAGAGTATTTAGAGTATGATAGATTATGATTATTTTTTCCACGATAATCGGAAAATACTGTTTTCTTTTAACGTGCGTTTGGTGGATAtattttcttgttaaatttatttataattacaaattaaatacattattaaaattaaattagatatttaaaatataaataacagTACAACAAATTATTTAGTGctcattatttttaattataattaataatttatatttattaattaattattaaaattaaattaaaaatatatattcaaaattagaattttaTACAACCtactataatattattttttattttaaaaattattttaaagtatttttttaaatattaaatttatgtattattatgttttaatcttATAACAACATTATTAACggaattttacaaaatttatatgtaaatttaaaaatttattaaatataatttaattaatacttaCAATCAATCTATACAtcacgaaagtaaaaataaataaataataataacaacaacaactaattaattaatatatatatattacagaTTGTGAAAGTAGTTGGATTATTTTACCATGTGAATATTAAGATTAtcctataaataattttaaaaattaatatgtattttttttaatattttattacatgaCATTTGCCAACCCtttaattttgtttgtgaaatttaaaaatttaattgataatgtgtcaaatattttctcttataataatatatataaaaaattgagttttgtgaaatttttgaattgataatatcttttattatctattatattattaaaatagatttcaaaataatttattagtatatttataattattatgtgatattaataaaaattatcttaattaactattaattaatatgataatatattaatataaaatttaatgatTTGGTTATATCTATTAAAAGTTCTAGTAAAGTTTCCCTACGACAAATGCCAAACTAAGACGAAAAATGAAAGTGTGaagtgaaaaaataaatttatcattgcaataattaattattttattttatatatttactttatttaaattatttttgtttatcaattaattttattaattaacattTCACTATCaattgctttttattttttaaaatttaattacttttaatgtgttatttttttatattaatttatttttactaatttcatttaattagtaaaatatatattttaaggtTATAAAAAtgtactatttaaaaaataaaaaatataaattcttgctttttagaaaaatagaaaagattaaaaaacatgtttagctgaaaattataaaaatagttttagaaaataaaaaaatatttttttaaatcataaagaaaaattattttaattattctaaattttttttaattggcaAATTAATCATAGTTCAAaatcaaatcatatatatttgaaaatattattcAATAAATTTTGAATATCAAATATATTGATTGTATCCGTATTGATGtactaatttatattatttctcaTTATTCTATCATGAGAAAATAGGGgtaaattagaaaagaaaatatcgGTTTTAAAACATATTCAGTAaagtaaattgtttttttttttcaaatttagggAAATATGTCAATTTTGGAGAGAAATAGGAAATACTTCCTACAAAATGCGTTGAATAATTAGTGATTTTTAGCTGACTTGTCGAAAAACTCTCTTTACAAAACACATTTTCTTTAAATACATCAACTCCTTCAGtcaaatagttaaatattagCGATTTTGTTATTGAATCTTAAATTTGATTCGTCTCCTACTCATATTTGTATTTtctatttcatgttgttttagattttttttaaattttaattaatgtttttaatctataaatatattgttttcatgttttttagttgattttttaacactatttaaaaatataaataaaagagttaataattaaaaaatcaattaaaaaacttgaaacaatatatttattgattaagaacattaattaaaattttttaaaacaacatgaaattaAAATACAAATGTAAGAGAAAAATTGAACAAATACTCAATGATAAAACCACTAATATTTAGTAACATGTCAGCAGGAAATGTTGACTGCAAAAAACATTTTGTGtttctctttaaaaaaattaacctattttcctgaaaatgaaaaaaagaagaaggctTTTTTCCCTAATTTTCCCGATAAAATAGGTACTGAACaagtttacatatttttattattaaaaaagtatttttatttaccaaataaaaacttcaaatttaataaaataaaaaataaaaattcttttccaaaaataaaaataaaaaatatttttaaagctaGAGAGAGTCTTTCTCCTTTAGAAAAAATGGCAAATCACTTTTTTTATCGCATCAACTTTtattagtttagttttttttagtataaaaaaaacaaatctaaTAAAATCAAACATTGGTTGTCTATTcgaattttattttcaacaatggTGTAATACCAGCAATAAATGTGAAGTGGGTTAGGGGATATTGATTTTGCGACTTTCCAACTTGCTacactaaatttttttaattcgcAGGTGTTTTTTTTTATCGATAATAATTGACAGCTGAAATGATTTTGTTGGCCAAGGTCTATGATGGATGCACCCAAAcccattatttttataatttagaaaaatggaaaaaaaaaataggaaaagCTTGTGaagacaattaaaattttatttatattattatttttcattaatttttttcgaatttataGATAATGTAACATCACTTTACATATATTATCAGCCAACTCAGCATTTAATTGTATGAATTAAATGGAATTCCTTTTAGAAATGATCCATGAAAAAAGAATTTTTATGGGACCCTTAACAGTACTATTCATCGATCAATGATCAATCATCTCACGATAatgaatttgtaaaaaaaaaattgtacttcaattaatatttcatttattgatggaatttttttaaaaaaaatttcacatcccttttgataaattaaaaaaatttaaattttgaaaaaataactaaacttaaatttaaaattgttcaatatatattatttaaaattaattacgaaatataattaaattatttcataaatataaattttaaactataaaaaaattatattttacattatatttttagtttttaaaaatttccttAGCAAGCAGCGTAAATTTTACTAAAGGTATGTTTATtgcatttaaaaacaaaaattatttgtTTAACAAGGACTTGGCTTATTAGCAAGAGTGGAGATTTTGAGTTATGAGTAGTAAGTTTGAAATTCATCTTCTATAATTATATgtgtaagttttaaaattttcatgatgTTATGTGTGAAATTTAGTTTGTTTTGtctgaaattttcaattataAATCTATTTATACTGTAACAATTTGAGAGCTGTGTTGTAATGGTTGGATTCCATTGAGAATTTATTATTACACGAAGCAGCTATTATTTGTATGCATGCATAAAGGAAAAGAAGTAAAGAGGGGTGTACTGGCATGCTTTGCCTGCCAATGCTGTAAATGGGCGAGGGTGTGTGGTATCCGATTCAGCCTtgtttcttttggtattttgtctTGGATCGGGTTAAAGACATGCATGTTAGGCATGCTATTACTATCTCTGAGTTCTGGCAACAGCGTTTAAATATTTTCGTCCAATTCTCCCTCATCTACGGCTGATGACGCTTTCAGCATGACGACAAacaccttcttcttcttcttcttcttcttctctcttttccttttcctctGATTTGATTTTCGGATTTGACCCTTTATACATGATGAGCACCTTCTTCAAAGCCTGCTGCTTTggtctcttctttttctttatatatattttgtccaagggaaaaaagaaaagggCGGTTTTTCCCATCATTCGCCATTGCCATTACAGCTGCCTACATTATACGTCCTCTTCTGTTTTTCTTCTCTATATCCAATCAAtatcaatctttttcttttctttctttcggTTAAGTAAAGTCAAAATTCAATGCTTCGCATACCACAATATTCATGTTTTCATTGATTGTTCAAGTGGAAGAAATGGTGTTCGCAtccatatataaattaataataataaatttaattagtaataCTTAATCATTCCTATACTTTATTTTgagtaaagagaaaaaaattccgcttatgattttattatttacaaGAGTTATTActcacttttataattttaatattaaaattgcaCTAATTAtacatcttttttatttcaaaattaaaatgtcTAATTATTGtaatacataaataataaataatttttttcgttATGTTATTACACTAATAATCAAACaagacataaattttaaaattaataattttatcttactatctaaaataaaaataatcattgacttttaaaatatatatatttctatttgttaaagtttcttaattaaataaggttttaaaaataaattaaaatgaaatgattaaaaaaaataaatatgtaaaatatgttttttctgtaatttaatattttcagttATCTAACCTTCTaactatattatatatttaattttaattaaaatttcaatcatgGATTAAAAAAAATACCACTAATATTACATTGATCTCTctctatataaaaaaaaatcaccaCTAATAAATAACTACATCTAAAAGTAAccatttaacttaaaaaatgatttctttaatttttaggttttgtatttcaaattatttttttgaatgaatgtgaTGAATTATAATACATAAGATAAACTTGGGATTTTAACGACTTCCTATGATTCATTCATCGCCCAAGGTATTAAGTACAGCAACACAAAATAATTGAGATTGGTgcaacccccccccccccaaaaaaaaaaagtcataagTGAGGAGGTAAGgtgaaaataattaaagaaagagGGTTAAGTGGGACCATAGTTGAAAGGTGATGCTGATGCTGATGCTGATGCTGACGCCATTCCTTTTGCTTATATCATCACACATTGCAGACACCAcatcatatttattttatcacCATCAACGGTCCTCCTTTAATGGGGACTCCTTCCACCTCCGCTTTTCCGTTTTACACTCCCATATTCAATAATGGTGGGTCCCCTCCTCCCCACGACCCCCAATCCCCTATCACCATAGAAGCATGCTCATTATCCACGTGTCACTCACTCATTGGCTATACCGTTGTGACCCAAAAAGGTTGGGGTGGCCCCACATTTGCGTCTCTATCTCTAATTAATTTCTCTCTTTCATCCCCCCCGGAAGCCCTCCATGCCTGAAGGAAATCGAAACACAGCTACCACGTGTCATGCTGGGAACGTCACGATGACGTGGACGGTGTTATTTCGTTCCGATGGTTATGTCATGCTAGTGGACCAGCCACCCCAGCTCTCTTTTTTATTCAGCCCCTGCTTGCTTTTTTCACTGTAGTATCAGCAGCAATACGATTTAATTTAAAATGGGTTACTCACAGTTCAATATACTGGTTCCACGTGGCATTGAAGGTGACGTAAGGGGGGATATTTACTACGATCATCAACCAACGATCCCATGTGACTGCTCCGGCAAATATCCAGTATTTCCGAACTACCGTATTATTGTGACGCACGATGTATTGTCCCCCCTCACTCGTTTGCATCGGCAAGTGTAATCCACCCCCTCCAATcatttgttatttcatttttctttctttaatcttaTCCCCTTGTATTTCATACGACTCTAATATAAATTAAATGCAACTCTTATGTACAATTACATATGTAAACATGTCAAAATCCGACAACATAGAAGAAAATCTGAATAGATATTTGTGTATAACATGtttgcttttttcttttccatCTAATTTTAAGATGGTagaaataatatgaaaagaatcCACTTATAAATTTTACTCGTCATCTTCAAAAATATCCAACCCACGCCATCACTTCCCTTTCTAATCTTGGCTTCTAAAAATGCCAATATGATACGTGCCCACATGCACATGACTttgatcaaaacaaaacaaaacacaaaaatattactaaatataTTAATTCCAGCGCTcagaatttttgataaatttaaccATTTGAAGTATAATAaacttttgatttaaaaaaaaaaacctatgtaACATGGTACTTTATGATGTAAGCAAACCATAACCGAAGCAAAGGCACttttctcttctctctctctcactCTGTTTTATACGTACTATTTAACTCTCCCATCGCACTAGTTTTTCTCTCGTTGACATTACCATAATCACACTCAAAAGcttccttgatttttttttgttttgttttggcgATGCAAAGGTTAAGGAGCTGGTCGAGTGACGTTGGGCAACTTGATCTAAGTCCACTGCCACCACCACAACCTCCTCCTTCTTCCTCAAACAACACCCCCATGAGCACCACAGCCATCAGCGGCGCCGGCTTTTCCATAGACGAGGAGGAGCCAACGGAGGCACGAATCAGGAGGTTGATATCGGAGCACCCAGTCATCATCTTCAGCCGCTCCTCCTGTTGCATGTGCCATGTGATGAAAAAACTCTTAGCCACCATCGGGGTTCACCCAACTGTCATCGAACTCGATGACCATGAGATCGCTTCCCTCCCTCCGCCTCCTGCCCACGATAGCCTCTCCTCTCGGAGTCCTGCTCCCGCTGTCTTCATTGGCGGAACATGCGTCGGCGGTCTTGAATCCCTTGTGGCTCTCCACCTTAGTGGACACCTAGTCCGCAAGCTCGTCGAAGTTGGCGCTCTCTGGGTATGATACACATAATtaatagcataagaaaaaaaaatataatcaagCTGCCATTTTTTTATGCTTTTCAAAGCTGGGTTTTCCTTGTTAAAACTTCTTTGTAAGTTGATCATAAAATTAGGCAGTCCagtcccccccccccaaaaacaaaaaaaaacaatttctgCTTTTTCTTCCCTACTAGCTTTTTTGGTCAAAGAAAGCATATTGAAGATAGTATTTTAGGGAAATTGTAGTAATTAAATCAAGTTAATGAAATTGTATTGTATGTGtgaaatttcttcttttttttttctgttgaaTTTGAGGGTTTGAGGGAACTTACTCCGGTAACCCAGGGGGTTAATCTGAGTTAGTACAATGAGCAATGAGTGGAATGGGACCCATTAAAGGTGGGGTCCGTTGCCAATTATTGAGCAATCAGAGCCGTTAAAATTTGTTCCAGGTGGACTCTAGATGAAAAAGAATGGTGAATAATGTGATCTGGGGGGGAGTGTTGGTATTAGAACAAGAGGAGgaggtttttaatttttgttagtgATGCTTTTTACTGACAATGACGAGCTCCAATCAAAGAGGGCATTGTCATAATCTGACAAAATTCTTCCAATTATTAATAAcgttaaagaaaagagaaaataaagaaaacaatatACTGGGAAACACGGCTCTTTTTTCTGCTTGATTCTCTTTCCCACAGATTTCATTCCACAATTTGTGGTTCAATCTTTTTCGTTGTGATTATTGCCAACAATACTTCTTTTTCTGGGTTCAAGCTATATAAACGTAGCCAGTTGTCTGCAATTTGTATAAATTAATTACTGCCTTAAGTTCAAACATAAAGTAGATCTTGGATTTTGGTTTTTTAATGActaataaaaaaaagggttttgaTGATCCCAAGAACGTTTGAAAATGAGCTGTGAAACAACCCAGAATTCCAGGTTCTTAAAACAAGTACAGTGATGAAGTGAAAAAGCTGTGAtctttggtatatatatattactttaacATATTGGGAGCAAAGCGAAGGGAAAGCTGACAACTAACATAAACTAAAATTGAAGGCCAAGAAGTTGTCACCAAGCTATCAGACAGTATTCCAACACATATCATAGCTTCAGTTCAATCGCTTTACACCTCTCATTTCATTACAAATATTCTTACACTTTGATCtcgaaattttatttaattttttttgaatttattataaatatatatttgcatTTAACATCTAGTTATTTGTGTTAATATGGATTAAAAACTAAAACGTCCAGTTTGAAGTCAAATGagatgaaaatatatttatatttgttgttgttgttgttcctTTGGGTTTGGAAAAGACAGCACCTACCCACGAATCACAACCACAATTGAAGAGTGGGTGGTAAGGTCACTTACGGATTTtggcttttttattttattttttaaactcgaAAATTTTACTTACGGCAGCCATGCGAATGTGATGTGTTTATTTGATTTTACCCATCAATGGTCCCCATTTAGAATCTTTGCAGCCTAACGTAAGAA
The sequence above is drawn from the Gossypium hirsutum isolate 1008001.06 chromosome A05, Gossypium_hirsutum_v2.1, whole genome shotgun sequence genome and encodes:
- the LOC107958870 gene encoding glutaredoxin-C6 produces the protein MQRLRSWSSDVGQLDLSPLPPPQPPPSSSNNTPMSTTAISGAGFSIDEEEPTEARIRRLISEHPVIIFSRSSCCMCHVMKKLLATIGVHPTVIELDDHEIASLPPPPAHDSLSSRSPAPAVFIGGTCVGGLESLVALHLSGHLVRKLVEVGALWV